The Rhodothermus marinus DSM 4252 DNA segment AAAACGCCAGGCGTCATCCACGGTCTGCGCGTGGGCCTGCATGACCAGCAGCATCAGCAGGCAGAGTCCACCCGAAAGGTATCGAACGGCGTACTTCATGGTCCGCATTCAGGCTTGATGAAAGAGGTTACCTGACCGGCTGCGCCGCCTCCATGCGAAAGCCCGCGCCGGTCGGCCCTGACGCGGGCTCGGTTGCGAGAAGCCTTCCGCCATACGATTCAGGCGATCAGTGGCCGCCCCTGGAACTACCGCGTCCACCGCTGCTCCGGGCCGGCGCCCGGCTGCCGCCCGACGAGCGGCTTCCGGAGGAGCGGACGGCCGGAGCCGGACGCGGCGCCGGTGCCGACTGCACCCGCGGCGCAGGGGCGCTGGAACGCGGCGGCGTGGTCCGCATCCGCGGCGCAGGCGACGTCGCACGCACCGTCGTCCGTGAACGTTCCGGCGCCGAGGTCCGCACGCGCGGCACAGGCGGCGTCGAACGAATCACCGTTCGCGAGCGCTCCGGCGCCGAGGTCTGGATGGCCGGCGCCCGGTAGGTGCGCCCCGCTTCCGGGCGGTACTGCAGCTCCTGTCGGTCGTCGTTGCCGCCACGCGGCCGCGTGCGCGTCGTGGAACGGGCGGGCCGGTCGCCCGAACGCGTGGCCGGGGCCCGCTCCGTCCGCGGCGACGTGCCCTGCGTACTCGGCTGGCGCGTCACCGTGGGCCGCTGCGATTCAGGCCGCACCGCCGCACCACGATCGCCGGAACGCGACGCTTCGCGCGTCACGGTCGAGCGCGTCCGCTCGCCGGAGCGCGTTGCCTCGCGCGTCACGGTCGAACGCCCGGTCGTCGTGCGGGGCCGCTCGGCGCTGCGCACCTGCGTGTCGCGCGTGCGCGTTACCGTGCGGGCGCGCGTCCGCGTCGCCTCCTGCGTGGTGCGCCGCTCCACTCCGGTCGACGAACTGCGCGGCGTCACCGCCGTGCTCCGCGTGGTGCGGACGACCGACCGCGTGCGCATGTCGTCGCGCTCGTAGCCGCTCCGCCCCACGGTGCGCGGGCTGCGGCCAATCCAGGCGCTACGCCCCAGCGACGAACCCCGCGGCGCGTAATTCCAGGCGACGCGTCCCCGATAGGGCGCATAGAAATGGTAGTGGTAGTGATAGCCGGGGGCGTACGCCCACCAGTAGTAGGGACTGTAGTAGTAATAGCCAAAGCCGTAGAACCAGTAATGGCCGTGGTAAACCGGCGGCCAGTAGAAGAACGGATCGCCGAAGTAGAAGCTCAGCCGGAAACGAAACGACGGTCCGTAGTAGAAGGGGTCACAGTAGAACGGATCGTAATAAAACGGATCGAAGCAGTCGTAGTAGAAGAACGGATCGCCGTAGAAGCGGGCAAAATAGCGGCGGTAGTAGTAGGGCGAACGGTCGTAGTAGTAGTATTCCTTGATGACCGTGCTGTCGTCGTCGTAGCGTTCGACGATGACCCGATCCGGCTGCCGTTCGTAGGCTTCTTCTTCCTCGTAATAGACCCGTTCGGTGGCCGCCAGCTGCGTGTAGCAGCCCGTCAGTCCCGGCAGAAGCAGGCCGGCCAGCAGCAGGCTCCAGAAACTACCGCGGGCCGGTTCCGTTGTGTGAAGGCGTTGCAGCAGGCGGTTCATGGCTCGGGCCCGGTCTGGTTAACGGGGTGTTCACGGTGTTAACGTCGGGGTATTGCAAAAGGTTTGGCGGCTTGCCTGCAAGCGCCCGCGCCCCTATATTCGCGGACGCTTTCCAGTAAAAAAAGAACCAAATTGCAGGCCGAATTCGACTTTTGCGGCGCTTGAAGCGTTAGAGAGCCGCCGACAGTCTGTCGTGTCCTGTTTTGCTTTCAACCGCTGTACAGTATGGCTGACGTCATCACACCGCGCTCGGTCGACTACGCCCAGTGGTACGTCGATGTCGTGCGGGCGGCCAAGCTGGCCGACTACTCGCCCGTGCGGGGCTGCATGATCATCCTTCCCAACGGCTATGCGCTCTGGGAGAACATGCGGGCCGTACTCGACCGCATGTTCAAAGAAACCGGCCACGAAAACGCCTATTTCCCACTGTTCATCCCGCAATCGTTTCTGGCGAAAGAGGCCGAGCACGTCGAAGGCTTCGCCAAGGAGTGCGCCGTGGTGACGCACTCCCGGCTGAAGATCGACGAAAAGGGTCAGCTCATTCCCGACCCGGAATCGAAGCTGGAAGAAAACCTGATCGTCCGTCCCACCAGCGAGACGATCATCTGGGACGCGTTCAGCCGCTGGATTCAGTCGTGGCGCGACCTGCCCATCCTGATCAACCAGTGGGCGAACGTGGTGCGCTGGGAAATGCGCACGCGGCTGTTCCTGCGCACCATGGAATTCCTCTGGCAGGAAGGCCACACGGCCCACGCCACCCGGGAGGAGGCCATCGAGGAGGCGCTGCGCATTCTGGACATCTACACGACGTTCGCCGAAGAGTACATGGCCATGCCGGTCATTCAGGGCGTCAAGACGCCCAGCGAGCGCTTTGCCGGTGCGGTCGATACCTATTGCATCGAGGCGCTTATGCAGGACGGCCGGGCGCTGCAGGCCGGCACCAGCCACTTCCTGGGCCAGAACTTCGCGAAAGCGTTCGACTGCAAGTTCCAGAACCAGAACAACGAACTGGAATACGTCTGGGCCACCTCGTGGGGCGTTTCGACGCGCCTGATCGGGGCGCTGGTCATGACGCATTCGGACGATCAGGGGCTGGTCCTGCCGCCGCGCCTGGCCCCCACCCAGGTGGTGATCATTCCCATCTTTCGCAACGACGTTGAAAAATCGGCCGTACTGGAGCAGGCCGGACGCATCGAGCGCGAGCTGAAAGACGCCGGCTTCACGGTCAAGCTCGACGCACGCGAGACGCACCGGCCCGGCTGGAAGTTCAACGAATACGAGGTGCAGGGCGTCCCGGTACGCGTGGCCATCGGTCCCCGCGACGTCGAGCAGGGTACGGTCGAACTGGCCCGCCGCGACACGCGCACCAAAGAGACGGTGCCACAGGAGGGCCTGGCCGAGCGCGTGCGCACGCTACTCGACGACATCCAGCAGAACCTGCTGGCGCGTGCCCGCGCCTTCCGCGACGAGATGACCACGCGTGTCGATACCTACGAGGAATTCAAAGAAGTGCTGGAAGAAAAGGGCGGCTTCATCCTGGCCCACTGGGACGGCACGCCGGAAACCGAAGCGCGCATCAAGGAAGAAACCAGGGCAACCATTCGCTGCATCCCGCTCGATCGCGACGCCGAAGCGCTCGGCACGCGCGAGGAAGGCCGCGACATGCTGACCGGCAAGCCGTCCAAACAGCGCGTGGTTTTCGCCAAGGCCTATTGAAATCAGGGGTCTGCCGTCGATAACTTCAAGCACGCACAACCAGCCGCCACCCGCCTGCCTCTATTGCTACCGTGATTGTTGTAACTGTCACCTGAGAAGCCCTGACCGGGCAGGGGTGGTATGGTTCGTCTGTTTGCTTTTCTGATCCTGTTGTTTCCGGCGGCTGCGCTGGCGCAGGGCTGGGGTCGCGTGGCCGGACGGGTTACCGACGCCGAGACGGGCGCGCCGCTGGCCGCCGTGACGGTGCTCGTCGACGGTACCAACTACGGCACAGCCACCGACGAAGCCGGCCGCTACCAGCTTCGCCTGCCGACCGGACGCTACGTGCTTCGTTTTTCGGCCATCGGCTACGCCACGCGGCGCGACTCGGTGACGATCGTGCGCGACGAGACGACCTGGCTCGACGTGGCCCTGGCCGTCGAAGTCGTCGAACTGGAAGACGTGACCGTCGAGGCGCGGGCCGCCGAGACCGAAGCGGGCGTCTTTACCATCGATCCGGAAACCGCCCAGCGCATTCCGGCTCCGCTCAGCAGCGGCTTCCGGGCGCTGAAGGTGCTGCCCGGTGTCGTCTCCAACAACGAACTTTCCTACCAGTACTCGGTCCGGGGCGGCGGCTACAACGAAAACCTGGTCTTTATCGACGGCTTCGAGGTGTACCTGCCCTTCCGCGCCCAGAAAGGCGAGCAGGAAGGGCTGGGCCTGCTGAATCTGGCACTGGCCGAACAGGTGACGCTCTATGCGGGGGGCTTTCCGGCGCGCTACGGCGGCAAACTCTCCTCGGCGCTGGAAGTGCGCTACCGGCGTCCCTATCAGGAGCCGCTGCGCGGCTCGGCCACGCTCTCGCTGCTCGATGCCGGGCTGGCGGCCGGCTCCTCGGCACTTGACGGCAAGATCGGCTGGATGCTCGGTGTCCGAAAGGCGCGCGCCCGCCGCTTTTTCAGCACCCAGGAACTCAAGGGCAACTACCAGCCGGATTACACCGACCTTCAGGGTACGCTGACCTTCCGCCCCTCCGCCCGCCATACGATCGAGCTGCTCGGCATCGTGGCCCACCACGACTTCCTGCTCGATCCCGGCACACGCAAGACCTATTTCGGCACGGTCAGTTTCGACCCGACGAAACCGTCCGATCTGGAATCCATCTGGCTGAGCTACGAAGGTGAGGAACGCGCGGGCTTCCGGACGTATTTCGGCGGCGCGCGGCTGTCGAGCTGGCTGGGGCCGGGCGTGCGGCTCTCGCACGAAGCCGCCTACTTTGAAACCGTGGAAAGTGAATCCCGTGACGTTAGCGCCAATGCGGTGCTCTACCAGGTGGACCCCGGCAGCGGCGAGCATGTGCCCGAGGGGGCTGCGCGTCAGCAGGACCTGGCCGACAACCAGGTGCGCGTGCAGACCTGGACGGCCGCCCAGCGCTGGCAGTTTTACCCGCACCGTCACGCGATCGAGGCAGGCGCTTACGTGCGCCACCTGGTCTTTACCGACCGACTCGACGAACTCTCGGCGGCCGTCGGCGCCGATCCGTCCGGCCAGGGGCTGCTGCGCGTGGTGCTCGACAGCCTCAATGCTCGCGCCCGCCTCGGCACCTGGCAGGCCGGCGGCTACGTGCAGGACGCCATCGAACTTTTACCCGAAAACCGCCTGCTCGTCACGGTGGGCGCCCGCCTGGACTATTTCGACTTCAACGGCGAGTGGACCGTCTCGCCCCGCCTGTCGGTTCGCTACAGAGCCTCCGACGTACTCACGCTCACCGGCGCCTGGGGCATCTACTATCAGCCGCCCTCCTATCAGGAGCTGCGCGGCCAGCCCAATCCGGAGCAGCCCCTGCGCGACCAGCTCAACCGCAACCTGAAGGCCCAGCGGGCGCACCTCGTGGTGGCCGGGGCCGAGTACTTCCTGCCCCGCAAGCGTCTCTACCTCCGCGCCGAAGCCTACTGGAAGGATCTGGACCGCCTGATCTCCTACGAAGTCGAAAACGTACACCTGGAGTACAGCGGCTTCAACGACAGCTACGGCTACGCCTACGGGCTCGATCTGCAGGTGCGTGGCGAGTTTGTGCCCGGCGTCGAAAGCTGGGTGAACTACGGTTTCCTCGTCACGCGCGAGCACTTCCTGCCCGCCTACGAGAACGACTACAACCGGGGCTGGCGGCCACGCCCCACCGACCAGCGGCACACACTGTCGCTGTTCGTGCAGGACTATGTGCCGGGCGATCCGACCTGGAAGCTGCACCTGCGCATTCTGTTCGGAAGCGGCCTGCCCTACACGCCCCCGGTACCCGGCCGCCGCGTGGGCACCTACGTGGCCCAGGTGCCCGGCCCCCGCATGTCGGCCCGCTTCCCGGAATACCGGCGCGTGGACATGGGCGCCACCAAAGAGCTGGAGCTGACCCGCCTGCCCGACGGACGGCCGGTCTATCTGGAGCTGAGCGGCGAGCTGCTCAACGTGTTCGACATGACGAACACGGTCGATTACACCTGGATTCCCGGCCAGAACGGCATCTGGAAACGCATCCCCACCCGCCTCACGCCCCGCACGTTCAACCTCCGCCTCCGCGTCCGTTTCTGACCGCATAGCCGCACCCCTCGCCTTCGTCATGACCGGAGCAGCCTCAGCCCGGGCGGCGCGCTACTCCTCGCGGCGCACCTCGTAGGCGATCAGACGGTCGGACATCATCACGGGCAGGTAGAGCCGCTGCTGCTCGGGCACATAGTCGAAGTCGGCCGTGCCCTGGCTGACCTCGACGAGCACCTGCAGCGAGTCGATCGTAGGGTCGTAGAAAAAGACGCGGGCCGCGCCCCAGTCCGACAGGAAAAAGCCGCCGTCGGCCGGTTCCACGCCGTCGATCCCACCCAGCGGCTGCACGGCGCCCAGCGGTCGCGGTGTACGATCCGCATAGGCGACGGCGTGCAGGTAGCGCGCACCTCCCGGACGGGCGGCGCTGCTGTCGGCCGCGGCCACCACCAGGTAGTCCGGCAGCGCGTAGATGCCGTTCGGCGAGCGAAGCAGTGGCGAATCGAGCCAGACCGTCAGCGAGTCGCCCTGCAGCCGGTAGATGCGGTGCGTCTGGGAATCGGATACGTACACGTTGCCGGCCGTGTCGGCCGTCACATCGTTCAGGAAGCGCGCGCCCGGTGCCCCGTAGCGGGCGGTGATCTGTCCGGTGGCCGGATCGATTTCGACGAGCGTATCGATGTCGGCCACGTAGAGCCGTCCCCGGCTGAGCGCCATACCCTTGGGCGCGTTCAGGCCGGTCACCCACCGGGCCTGCAGCAATGTGCCGTCGGGTGCAATGCGACTGATGTAGCCGTTACCGTCCTTTTCCGTCGGCCCGCCGTTGATGTTCGACACATAGATCACGTTCGCAACCGAATCGAACAGGGCCGATTCGGGTCGGGCCAGGCTGTCGCTCACCTCCCAGA contains these protein-coding regions:
- a CDS encoding SMP-30/gluconolactonase/LRE family protein; translation: MKLLPETIQTAAMSREIAALLLLLSACQLAPSPVVTHWTLTPVWEVSDSLARPESALFDSVANVIYVSNINGGPTEKDGNGYISRIAPDGTLLQARWVTGLNAPKGMALSRGRLYVADIDTLVEIDPATGQITARYGAPGARFLNDVTADTAGNVYVSDSQTHRIYRLQGDSLTVWLDSPLLRSPNGIYALPDYLVVAAADSSAARPGGARYLHAVAYADRTPRPLGAVQPLGGIDGVEPADGGFFLSDWGAARVFFYDPTIDSLQVLVEVSQGTADFDYVPEQQRLYLPVMMSDRLIAYEVRREE
- the proS gene encoding proline--tRNA ligase, translating into MADVITPRSVDYAQWYVDVVRAAKLADYSPVRGCMIILPNGYALWENMRAVLDRMFKETGHENAYFPLFIPQSFLAKEAEHVEGFAKECAVVTHSRLKIDEKGQLIPDPESKLEENLIVRPTSETIIWDAFSRWIQSWRDLPILINQWANVVRWEMRTRLFLRTMEFLWQEGHTAHATREEAIEEALRILDIYTTFAEEYMAMPVIQGVKTPSERFAGAVDTYCIEALMQDGRALQAGTSHFLGQNFAKAFDCKFQNQNNELEYVWATSWGVSTRLIGALVMTHSDDQGLVLPPRLAPTQVVIIPIFRNDVEKSAVLEQAGRIERELKDAGFTVKLDARETHRPGWKFNEYEVQGVPVRVAIGPRDVEQGTVELARRDTRTKETVPQEGLAERVRTLLDDIQQNLLARARAFRDEMTTRVDTYEEFKEVLEEKGGFILAHWDGTPETEARIKEETRATIRCIPLDRDAEALGTREEGRDMLTGKPSKQRVVFAKAY
- a CDS encoding TonB-dependent receptor; this translates as MVRLFAFLILLFPAAALAQGWGRVAGRVTDAETGAPLAAVTVLVDGTNYGTATDEAGRYQLRLPTGRYVLRFSAIGYATRRDSVTIVRDETTWLDVALAVEVVELEDVTVEARAAETEAGVFTIDPETAQRIPAPLSSGFRALKVLPGVVSNNELSYQYSVRGGGYNENLVFIDGFEVYLPFRAQKGEQEGLGLLNLALAEQVTLYAGGFPARYGGKLSSALEVRYRRPYQEPLRGSATLSLLDAGLAAGSSALDGKIGWMLGVRKARARRFFSTQELKGNYQPDYTDLQGTLTFRPSARHTIELLGIVAHHDFLLDPGTRKTYFGTVSFDPTKPSDLESIWLSYEGEERAGFRTYFGGARLSSWLGPGVRLSHEAAYFETVESESRDVSANAVLYQVDPGSGEHVPEGAARQQDLADNQVRVQTWTAAQRWQFYPHRHAIEAGAYVRHLVFTDRLDELSAAVGADPSGQGLLRVVLDSLNARARLGTWQAGGYVQDAIELLPENRLLVTVGARLDYFDFNGEWTVSPRLSVRYRASDVLTLTGAWGIYYQPPSYQELRGQPNPEQPLRDQLNRNLKAQRAHLVVAGAEYFLPRKRLYLRAEAYWKDLDRLISYEVENVHLEYSGFNDSYGYAYGLDLQVRGEFVPGVESWVNYGFLVTREHFLPAYENDYNRGWRPRPTDQRHTLSLFVQDYVPGDPTWKLHLRILFGSGLPYTPPVPGRRVGTYVAQVPGPRMSARFPEYRRVDMGATKELELTRLPDGRPVYLELSGELLNVFDMTNTVDYTWIPGQNGIWKRIPTRLTPRTFNLRLRVRF